A single genomic interval of Marmota flaviventris isolate mMarFla1 chromosome 14, mMarFla1.hap1, whole genome shotgun sequence harbors:
- the Cnga3 gene encoding cyclic nucleotide-gated channel alpha-3 isoform X3 — translation MAKVSTQYSRPTLTHLTAKTVDRDLDRAENGLSRLARLIISLRTWAARHSRCEDQRSDSLLDRFRGAELKEVSSQESNAQSQAGSQEPPDRGRRKKKEDFVMDPSSNLYYRWLTTIAVPVFYNWCLLVCRACFDELQSEHLMLWLVLDYSSDVIYGLDMLVRTRTGFLEQGLMVQDTSRLWKHYTKSMQFKLDVLSLVPTDLAYIKWGMNYPELRFNRLLRLSRLFEFFDRTETRTSYPNVFRIGNLVLYILVIIHWNACIYFAISKFIGFGTDSWVYPNISKPEHARLSRKYIYSLYWSTLTLTTIGETPPPVKDEEYLFVVIDFLVGVLIFATIVGNVGSMISNMNASRAEFQAKIDSIKQYMQFRKVTKDLETRVIRWFDYLWANGKTVDEKEVLKSLPDKLKAEIAINVHLDTLRKVRIFQDCEAGLLVELVLKLRPTVFSPGDYICKKGDIGKEMYIIKEGKLAVVADDGITQFVVLSDGSYFGEISILNIKGSKSGNRRTANIRSIGYSDLFCLSKDDLMEALTEYPEAKKALEEKGRQILMKDNLIDEDVAKAGADPKDIEEKVEHLESSLDMLQTRFARLLAEYNSNQMKVKQRLSQLESQVKGSGSGPPSDAEAPDEAAKTEAKQ, via the exons GTTGGCACGCCTCATCATCTCACTGCGCACGTGGGCTGCCAGGCACTCGCGCTGCGAGGACCAAAGATCTGACTCTCTTCTGGACCGTTTCCGTGGAGCTGAGCTCAAGGAGGTGTCCAGCCAAGAAAGCAATGCTCAGTCACAGGCGGGCAGCCAGGAGCCACCAGACAGAGGGAGAAG aaagaagaaggaagacttTGTGATGGATCCCTCCAGCAACCTCTACTACCGCTGGCTGACCACTATTGCCGTGCCAGTCTTCTATAACTGGTGTCTGCTTGTGTGCAG GGCCTGTTTTGATGAGCTCCAGTCTGAGCACCTGATGCTGTGGTTGGTCCTGGACTACTCGTCAGATGTCATTTATGGCTTGGACATGCTGGTACGCACTCGGACAG gttTCCTCGAGCAAGGCTTGATGGTCCAGGATACTAGCAGGCTGTGGAAACATTACACAAAGTCCATGCAGTTCAAGCTGGATGTATTGTCCCTGGTCCCCACAGACCTGGCTTATATAAAGTGGGGCATGAACTACCCAGAACTGAGGTTCAACCGCCTACTGAGACTTTCTCGCCTCTTTGAATTCTTTGACCGCACAGAGACGAGGACCAGCTACCCCAATGTGTTCAGGATTGGGAACTTGGTCCTGTACATCCTCGTCATTATCCACTGGAATGCCTGCATCTACTTTGCCATCTCCAAGTTCATCGGTTTCGGAACAGACTCCTGGGTCTACCCAAATATCTCCAAGCCAGAGCATGCACGCCTCTCCAGGAAGTACATTTACAGTCTCTACTGGTCCACCTTGACCCTGACCACCATCGGTGAGACTCCACCCCCCGTGAAAGACGAGGAGTATCTCTTTGTGGTCATTGACTTCTTGGTGGGTGTTCTGATTTTTGCCACCATTGTGGGCAACGTGGGTTCCATGATCTCGAACATGAACGCCTCGAGGGCCGAGTTCCAGGCTAAGATTGACTCCATCAAGCAGTACATGCAGTTCCGCAAGGTGACCAAGGACTTGGAGACCCGGGTTATCCGCTGGTTTGACTACCTGTGGGCCAACGGGAAGACGGTGGATGAAAAGGAGGTGCTGAAGAGCCTTCCAGACAAGCTGAAAGCCGAGATCGCCATCAACGTGCACCTGGACACCCTAAGGAAGGTCCGCATCTTCCAGGACTGCGAGGCGGGGCTGCTGGTGGAGCTGGTGCTGAAGCTGCGGCCAACCGTGTTCAGCCCTGGGGATTATATCTGCAAGAAGGGGGACATTGGGAAGGAGATGTACATCATCAAGGAGGGCAAGCTGGCTGTGGTGGCCGATGATGGGATCACCCAGTTTGTGGTCCTCAGCGATGGCAGTTACTTTGGGGAGATCAGCATCTTAAACATCAAGGGAAGCAAGTCGGGGAACCGCAGGACGGCGAACATCAGGAGCATCGGTTACTCGGACTTGTTCTGCCTGTCCAAGGATGATCTGATGGAGGCCCTCACTGAATACCCTGAGGCCAAGAAGGCTCTGGAGGAGAAGGGACGGCAGATCCTGATGAAGGACAACCTGATCGATGAGGATGTGGCCAAGGCTGGGGCAGACCCCAAGGACATCGAGGAGAAGGTGGAGCACCTGGAGTCCTCCCTGGACATGCTACAGACCAGGTTTGCGAGGCTCCTGGCGGAGTATAACTCCAACCAGATGAAGGTGAAGCAGCGGCTCAGCCAGCTGGAGAGCCAGGTGAAGGGCAGTGGGAGCGGCCCCCCGTCTGATGCGGAGGCTCCCGATGAGGCTGCAAAGACAGAGGCCAAACAGTAG
- the Cnga3 gene encoding cyclic nucleotide-gated channel alpha-3 isoform X2, with translation MAKVSTQYSRPTLTHLTAKTVDRDLDRAENGLSRGHLPCEETPTALKQGIAMETREPAGPLQSSFTGQGPARLARLIISLRTWAARHSRCEDQRSDSLLDRFRGAELKEVSSQESNAQSQAGSQEPPDRGRRKKKEDFVMDPSSNLYYRWLTTIAVPVFYNWCLLVCRACFDELQSEHLMLWLVLDYSSDVIYGLDMLVRTRTGFLEQGLMVQDTSRLWKHYTKSMQFKLDVLSLVPTDLAYIKWGMNYPELRFNRLLRLSRLFEFFDRTETRTSYPNVFRIGNLVLYILVIIHWNACIYFAISKFIGFGTDSWVYPNISKPEHARLSRKYIYSLYWSTLTLTTIGETPPPVKDEEYLFVVIDFLVGVLIFATIVGNVGSMISNMNASRAEFQAKIDSIKQYMQFRKVTKDLETRVIRWFDYLWANGKTVDEKEVLKSLPDKLKAEIAINVHLDTLRKVRIFQDCEAGLLVELVLKLRPTVFSPGDYICKKGDIGKEMYIIKEGKLAVVADDGITQFVVLSDGSYFGEISILNIKGSKSGNRRTANIRSIGYSDLFCLSKDDLMEALTEYPEAKKALEEKGRQILMKDNLIDEDVAKAGADPKDIEEKVEHLESSLDMLQTRFARLLAEYNSNQMKVKQRLSQLESQVKGSGSGPPSDAEAPDEAAKTEAKQ, from the exons GGGCCACTTGCCATGTGAGGAGACACCCACAGCCCTGAAGCAAGGAATCGCCATGGAGACCAGAGAACCTGCTGGACCCCTGCAAAGCTCCTTCACTGGCCAGGGACCTGCCAG GTTGGCACGCCTCATCATCTCACTGCGCACGTGGGCTGCCAGGCACTCGCGCTGCGAGGACCAAAGATCTGACTCTCTTCTGGACCGTTTCCGTGGAGCTGAGCTCAAGGAGGTGTCCAGCCAAGAAAGCAATGCTCAGTCACAGGCGGGCAGCCAGGAGCCACCAGACAGAGGGAGAAG aaagaagaaggaagacttTGTGATGGATCCCTCCAGCAACCTCTACTACCGCTGGCTGACCACTATTGCCGTGCCAGTCTTCTATAACTGGTGTCTGCTTGTGTGCAG GGCCTGTTTTGATGAGCTCCAGTCTGAGCACCTGATGCTGTGGTTGGTCCTGGACTACTCGTCAGATGTCATTTATGGCTTGGACATGCTGGTACGCACTCGGACAG gttTCCTCGAGCAAGGCTTGATGGTCCAGGATACTAGCAGGCTGTGGAAACATTACACAAAGTCCATGCAGTTCAAGCTGGATGTATTGTCCCTGGTCCCCACAGACCTGGCTTATATAAAGTGGGGCATGAACTACCCAGAACTGAGGTTCAACCGCCTACTGAGACTTTCTCGCCTCTTTGAATTCTTTGACCGCACAGAGACGAGGACCAGCTACCCCAATGTGTTCAGGATTGGGAACTTGGTCCTGTACATCCTCGTCATTATCCACTGGAATGCCTGCATCTACTTTGCCATCTCCAAGTTCATCGGTTTCGGAACAGACTCCTGGGTCTACCCAAATATCTCCAAGCCAGAGCATGCACGCCTCTCCAGGAAGTACATTTACAGTCTCTACTGGTCCACCTTGACCCTGACCACCATCGGTGAGACTCCACCCCCCGTGAAAGACGAGGAGTATCTCTTTGTGGTCATTGACTTCTTGGTGGGTGTTCTGATTTTTGCCACCATTGTGGGCAACGTGGGTTCCATGATCTCGAACATGAACGCCTCGAGGGCCGAGTTCCAGGCTAAGATTGACTCCATCAAGCAGTACATGCAGTTCCGCAAGGTGACCAAGGACTTGGAGACCCGGGTTATCCGCTGGTTTGACTACCTGTGGGCCAACGGGAAGACGGTGGATGAAAAGGAGGTGCTGAAGAGCCTTCCAGACAAGCTGAAAGCCGAGATCGCCATCAACGTGCACCTGGACACCCTAAGGAAGGTCCGCATCTTCCAGGACTGCGAGGCGGGGCTGCTGGTGGAGCTGGTGCTGAAGCTGCGGCCAACCGTGTTCAGCCCTGGGGATTATATCTGCAAGAAGGGGGACATTGGGAAGGAGATGTACATCATCAAGGAGGGCAAGCTGGCTGTGGTGGCCGATGATGGGATCACCCAGTTTGTGGTCCTCAGCGATGGCAGTTACTTTGGGGAGATCAGCATCTTAAACATCAAGGGAAGCAAGTCGGGGAACCGCAGGACGGCGAACATCAGGAGCATCGGTTACTCGGACTTGTTCTGCCTGTCCAAGGATGATCTGATGGAGGCCCTCACTGAATACCCTGAGGCCAAGAAGGCTCTGGAGGAGAAGGGACGGCAGATCCTGATGAAGGACAACCTGATCGATGAGGATGTGGCCAAGGCTGGGGCAGACCCCAAGGACATCGAGGAGAAGGTGGAGCACCTGGAGTCCTCCCTGGACATGCTACAGACCAGGTTTGCGAGGCTCCTGGCGGAGTATAACTCCAACCAGATGAAGGTGAAGCAGCGGCTCAGCCAGCTGGAGAGCCAGGTGAAGGGCAGTGGGAGCGGCCCCCCGTCTGATGCGGAGGCTCCCGATGAGGCTGCAAAGACAGAGGCCAAACAGTAG
- the Cnga3 gene encoding cyclic nucleotide-gated channel alpha-3 isoform X1, with protein sequence MAKVSTQYSRPTLTHLTAKTVDRDLDRAENGLSRGHLPCEETPTALKQGIAMETREPAGPLQSSFTGQGPARLARLIISLRTWAARHSRCEDQRSDSLLDRFRGAELKEVSSQESNAQSQAGSQEPPDRGRRKRKKKKEDFVMDPSSNLYYRWLTTIAVPVFYNWCLLVCRACFDELQSEHLMLWLVLDYSSDVIYGLDMLVRTRTGFLEQGLMVQDTSRLWKHYTKSMQFKLDVLSLVPTDLAYIKWGMNYPELRFNRLLRLSRLFEFFDRTETRTSYPNVFRIGNLVLYILVIIHWNACIYFAISKFIGFGTDSWVYPNISKPEHARLSRKYIYSLYWSTLTLTTIGETPPPVKDEEYLFVVIDFLVGVLIFATIVGNVGSMISNMNASRAEFQAKIDSIKQYMQFRKVTKDLETRVIRWFDYLWANGKTVDEKEVLKSLPDKLKAEIAINVHLDTLRKVRIFQDCEAGLLVELVLKLRPTVFSPGDYICKKGDIGKEMYIIKEGKLAVVADDGITQFVVLSDGSYFGEISILNIKGSKSGNRRTANIRSIGYSDLFCLSKDDLMEALTEYPEAKKALEEKGRQILMKDNLIDEDVAKAGADPKDIEEKVEHLESSLDMLQTRFARLLAEYNSNQMKVKQRLSQLESQVKGSGSGPPSDAEAPDEAAKTEAKQ encoded by the exons GGGCCACTTGCCATGTGAGGAGACACCCACAGCCCTGAAGCAAGGAATCGCCATGGAGACCAGAGAACCTGCTGGACCCCTGCAAAGCTCCTTCACTGGCCAGGGACCTGCCAG GTTGGCACGCCTCATCATCTCACTGCGCACGTGGGCTGCCAGGCACTCGCGCTGCGAGGACCAAAGATCTGACTCTCTTCTGGACCGTTTCCGTGGAGCTGAGCTCAAGGAGGTGTCCAGCCAAGAAAGCAATGCTCAGTCACAGGCGGGCAGCCAGGAGCCACCAGACAGAGGGAGAAG aaaaaggaa aaagaagaaggaagacttTGTGATGGATCCCTCCAGCAACCTCTACTACCGCTGGCTGACCACTATTGCCGTGCCAGTCTTCTATAACTGGTGTCTGCTTGTGTGCAG GGCCTGTTTTGATGAGCTCCAGTCTGAGCACCTGATGCTGTGGTTGGTCCTGGACTACTCGTCAGATGTCATTTATGGCTTGGACATGCTGGTACGCACTCGGACAG gttTCCTCGAGCAAGGCTTGATGGTCCAGGATACTAGCAGGCTGTGGAAACATTACACAAAGTCCATGCAGTTCAAGCTGGATGTATTGTCCCTGGTCCCCACAGACCTGGCTTATATAAAGTGGGGCATGAACTACCCAGAACTGAGGTTCAACCGCCTACTGAGACTTTCTCGCCTCTTTGAATTCTTTGACCGCACAGAGACGAGGACCAGCTACCCCAATGTGTTCAGGATTGGGAACTTGGTCCTGTACATCCTCGTCATTATCCACTGGAATGCCTGCATCTACTTTGCCATCTCCAAGTTCATCGGTTTCGGAACAGACTCCTGGGTCTACCCAAATATCTCCAAGCCAGAGCATGCACGCCTCTCCAGGAAGTACATTTACAGTCTCTACTGGTCCACCTTGACCCTGACCACCATCGGTGAGACTCCACCCCCCGTGAAAGACGAGGAGTATCTCTTTGTGGTCATTGACTTCTTGGTGGGTGTTCTGATTTTTGCCACCATTGTGGGCAACGTGGGTTCCATGATCTCGAACATGAACGCCTCGAGGGCCGAGTTCCAGGCTAAGATTGACTCCATCAAGCAGTACATGCAGTTCCGCAAGGTGACCAAGGACTTGGAGACCCGGGTTATCCGCTGGTTTGACTACCTGTGGGCCAACGGGAAGACGGTGGATGAAAAGGAGGTGCTGAAGAGCCTTCCAGACAAGCTGAAAGCCGAGATCGCCATCAACGTGCACCTGGACACCCTAAGGAAGGTCCGCATCTTCCAGGACTGCGAGGCGGGGCTGCTGGTGGAGCTGGTGCTGAAGCTGCGGCCAACCGTGTTCAGCCCTGGGGATTATATCTGCAAGAAGGGGGACATTGGGAAGGAGATGTACATCATCAAGGAGGGCAAGCTGGCTGTGGTGGCCGATGATGGGATCACCCAGTTTGTGGTCCTCAGCGATGGCAGTTACTTTGGGGAGATCAGCATCTTAAACATCAAGGGAAGCAAGTCGGGGAACCGCAGGACGGCGAACATCAGGAGCATCGGTTACTCGGACTTGTTCTGCCTGTCCAAGGATGATCTGATGGAGGCCCTCACTGAATACCCTGAGGCCAAGAAGGCTCTGGAGGAGAAGGGACGGCAGATCCTGATGAAGGACAACCTGATCGATGAGGATGTGGCCAAGGCTGGGGCAGACCCCAAGGACATCGAGGAGAAGGTGGAGCACCTGGAGTCCTCCCTGGACATGCTACAGACCAGGTTTGCGAGGCTCCTGGCGGAGTATAACTCCAACCAGATGAAGGTGAAGCAGCGGCTCAGCCAGCTGGAGAGCCAGGTGAAGGGCAGTGGGAGCGGCCCCCCGTCTGATGCGGAGGCTCCCGATGAGGCTGCAAAGACAGAGGCCAAACAGTAG